In Candidatus Pacearchaeota archaeon, the genomic stretch CAATTATCAATATGGCTTCTATCTTGGGAACAGTCGGTTTTAATGGGGCCGTATCTTATTGTGCTTCCAAAGGGGGAGTCAATCAATTAACTAAAACAAGCGCTATTGAATTAGCTAAATTAGGAATCAGGGTTAATTCTATTGCTCCTGGATTTATAAAAACAAATATGACCAAGGGAGTTCAGGAAGATGAAAAGACAAAAATGTTTATTGAAGGAATGACTCCTTTAGGGTATCTAGGTGAACCTGATGATATTGCTAATGCAGCCCTATATTTAGCCTCTGAGGATTCAAAATATGTGACTGGAAATATTCTATATGTTGATGGCGGATGGACGGCACAATAAAAAATTCTTCAAGCCAATTAAATATTTGACATTTAGCTTTTTATCTGATAATTTAATCACAAGCGAATTTTCGCTTGCGATTTATTATTGATACAAAATATGCCAACAATTAGACAACTAATTAAGAAGAATAGAAAGCCATTAAAGACGAAGACTAATACTCCGGGTCTTGCGTTTGGATTTAATCCTTTAAAAAACAGACCAAAGGAATATGACGCACCTTTTAAAAAGGGAGTATGTTTGAAAGTTTTTACAACTACACCGAAAAAACCTAACTCAGCTTTGAGAAAAGTTTGCAGAGTTAAATTAAGTAATGGAAACGAAGTTACAGCCTATATTCCTGGAGAAGGACACAATTTACAGGAGCACTCAATCGTTATGATCAGAGGAGGCAGAGTAAAAGATTTGCCAGGTGTGAGATATCACATTGTAAGAGGCAGATTTGACTGTTCAGGAGTTGAAGGTAGAAAACAACAGAGAAGCGCATATGGAGTTAAAAGACCAGTAAAAAAATAGTATATGGCAACAGGACTTAAATTTAAAAAGAAAGTTATAATGCCCGATTCAGTATACAACGATATTATGGTTGCTAAATTTATCAACCAAGTAATGACTAACGGGAAAAAAACAGTAGCCGAGAAAATAGTTTACGGCGCTTTTGATTTAATCAAAAATCAAACAAAAAAGAACCCTTTAGATGTTTTTAGATTAGCTATTCAGAATGTATCTCCAGTTCTTGAGGTAAAACCAAAAAGAGTCGGAGGAGCAACTTACCAAGTTCCAATGGAAGTTAAGGGAAATAGAAAATTGAGTTTAGCTATGAAATGGATGATTAATTCAGCTAAAGACAAGAAAGGTAAAGCAATGAAATTCAAGTTAGCTGATGAATTAATTGAAGCTTCAGAAAACAAAGGAAATGCAGTTAGAAAGAAAGAGAACGCTCACAAAATGGCAGAAGCCAATAGAGCATTTGCCCACTTTGCATGGTAATTTAATATATAAACCTATTTCCAAGCCAAATAGGTTTTGTGTTCTAAAATAAAAAAAATATTATGAGCCGCCAATATCCAATCGAAAAATATAGAAATATCGGAATTATTGCTCACATTGATGCAGGTAAAACTACAACTAGTGAGAGAGTTTTGTTTTATACCGGAATATCACATAAGATTGGTGAGGTTCACGAAGGTGCAGCCATAATGGATTGGATGGAACAAGAAAGAGAAAGAGGTATTACTATTACTTCTGCTGCTACAACTTGTTTTTGGTCTCCTGGTGATTATTTAAAGAAAGACAAAACAAACGAACACAGAATCAACCTTATCGACACTCCTGGACACATTGACTTCACTGCTGAAGTACAAAGAAGTTTAAGAGTCTTGGATGGCGCTGTGGTTGTTTTTGACGGTGTTGCTGGAGTAGAAGCTCAATCAGAAACTGTTTGGAGACAGGCTGACAGGTACCACGTTCCCAGAGTTTGTTTTATTAATAAATTAGACAGAATGGGTGCATCTTTTGAAAAAAGTTTGCAATCTATTTGGGACAAATTAACTATTAACGCGGTTGCGGTTCAATACCCAATCGGACAAGAAGAAGATTTTTCAGCCATTATTGATTTGATGGAAATGAAAGCTGTTAAATTTGAAGGAGAAATGGGAAAGGATGTTATCAAGTTCGATATTCCTGAGTCTTCTTTAGAAGAAGCTAAGAAATGGAGACACAAAATGGTTGAGAAGATTGTTGCCGAAGATGAGGCTCTAATGGAAAGATATTTAAACGGAGAAGAGATTTCAGTAGAAGATTTAAGAGGTGCTTTGAGAAAAGCAACTATTAGCTATAAATTAATTCCCGTTTTAATTGGAACATCTTTAAGAAACAAAGGAGTTCAATTAGTTTTGGATGCAGTAGTATATTACTTACCAAGTCCGTTGGATGTTCCTGCTATTAAAGGAGTTGACCCTAATGATGAAGAAATTAAATTAGAAAGACATCCTAAGGATGACGAGCCTTTCTCAGCCCTAGCTTTTAAAATTGCAACCGATCCTTTTGTTGGAACATTGACTTATGCCAGAGCTTATTCAGGACATTTCAATAAAGGAGGATATTTACTTAATACTGTTTCTGGAGAAAGAGAAAGAATCGGTAGAATTCTTCGTATGCATTCTAATGAAAGAGAAGAAGTAGAAGAAGTATATGCTGGAGATATCGTTGCTTTCGTTGGATTGAAAAATACAACTACTGGACACACTCTTTGTGATGAGTCAGGTCCAATCGTTCTAGAAAAGATTGTTTTCCCCGAACCAGTTATTTCAATTCAAGTAGAACCAAAAGCTAAAGCAGACCAAGAAAAAATGGGTGCTTCTCTGAAGAAACTACAAGAAGAAGATCCAACTTTTAGAATGGAAACTAATCAGGAATCTGGTGAAATGGTTTTATCAGGTATGGGAGAATTACATCTAGAAATTATTGTGGATAGATTAAAGAGAGAATTCGGAGTTGAAACTAATGTTGGTAGACCTCAAGTATCTTACCGAGAAACGATTGAGAGAAATGCTGATGCTGAATGTAAATACGTTAAGCAGACTGGAGGTAGAGGTCAATACGGTCACGTAAAGATTAAGCTTGAAGCGCTAGAAAGAGGAAAAGGATTTGAATTTGTTAATGAAATTAAAGGAGGTTCTATTCCAAGAGAATACATTCCTGCGATTGAAAAAGGAATTAAAGAAGCGATGGCAAAAGGTGTTGTTGCTGGATATCCTTTAGTCGACATGAAAGTTATTCTATGGGATGGTTCATTCCATGAAGTCGATTCTTCAGAAATGGCCTTTAAGATTGCTGGTTCAATGGCTTTGCAAGATGGAGCTAAAAAAGCAGGCGCTCATTTATTAGAACCAATTATGAAATTAGAAGTAGTTGTTCCACCAGATTTCTTGGGAGATGTTATCGGAGATGTATCAGCGAGAAGAGGTCAGATTGAAGAAACAGAAGATAGGCCAGGAGTCAAGGTTATCTACGCTAAAGTGCCTTTATCAGAAATGTTTAGTTATACAACTTCATTAAGATCATTAACTCAAGGAAGAGGAACATCATCAATGGAGTTTGATCATTACGAAAAGGTTCCGGGAAATATTGCCCAAGAAATAGTAGAGGGTAAAAGAAAATAATATGGAACTAAAAGAGATTCAAAAGATAATAGAGGAAGAAGGCGGCAAGATAGTTCTTGCTCAAGAAAATGGGCCAACCTTGATAATCATGAAATTAGAAGATTATAGAAACAAGAAAGAGACAAAGGCCGAAGTCAAGACGGAGCAAATTTCTAAAGTTCCACGAGAACTTGAAACAGAAACATTGAAGATTGACGACCTTCCTTTCTAGTAGGTTATTGACTTTTTTCGAAATTTGGTTAAAATAGATTTGTTAATTATAAACATTAATCCGTTCTTTTTTATTGTCAGTCGTAATAGTAGAAAAGAAGGGACATAAATAATAAAAAAAATAAATAATAAAAATATGGCAACAGAAGTTTTTACAAGAACAAAACCACACTTGAACGTGGGAACCATTGGTCACGTTGACCACGGTAAAACTACCTTAAGTGCGGCAATATTACATTGCTTAGCAATGAAGAATGGAAAGACGGCAGAAAAGTCAGTTGATCAGATTGACTCAGCTCCTGAAGAAAAAGCAAGAGGTGTTACTATTAACATCGCTCACTTAGAGTACGAAACAGACAAAAGGCACTATGCTCACATTGACTGTCCAGGACACGCTGACTACATTAAGAATATGATTACCGGTGCTGCTCAAATGGATGGAGCCGTATTAGTAGTTGCTGCTACTGATGGTCCTATGCCTCAAACAAGAGAGCACATTCTTTTAGCTCACCAAGTAGGTTTACCTTCATTGGTTGTATTTTTGAACAAATGCGACATGGTTGAAGATGCTGAAATGATTGATTTAGTTGAAGACGAAGTAAGACAACTATTAAAAAAGTATAATTTCCCAGGAGATGAGATTCCCGTAATCCGCGGTTCAGCTCTAAAAGCTTTAGAAGCTACATCTGTTGATGATCCTTGGGTTCAAAAAGTTTTAGAACTAGTAGATAAATTAGATACATATATCCCTGAACCAGTTAGAGACGTAGCTAAGCCTTTCTTAATGGCTATTGAAGATGTTTTTTCAATTGAAGGAAGAGGTACGGTTGCGACTGGTAGAATTGAAAGAGGTATTGTTAACTCTAACGAAGAAATTGAAGTTGTCGGTATTAGACCAACTCAAAAAACAACTGCAGTTTCTGTTGAAATGTTTAATAAATCATTATCAACTGGACAAGCTGGAGATAACGTCGGTATTTTATTAAGAGGTTTGAAGAAAGAAGATATTGAAAGAGGACAAGTTTTGGCTAAGCCAGGAACTATTACTCCTCATACAGAATTTACTGCTCAGATATATGTTTTAACAAAAGAAGAAGGCGGAAGACACACTCCATTTTTCTCAGGATACAAACCCCAATTCTTTATCCGTACAGCTGATATTACTGGAGATGTAATTTTAGCCGCTGGAACAGAAATGGTTATGCCTGGAGATACAGTTGAAGTAACTGTTAAGTTGATTGTTCCTGTAGCTTTGGAAGAAAAGCAAGGTTTTGCTATCAGAGAAGGAGGAAAGACAGTTGGAGCAGGTACTATAACTAAGATTATAAAGTAGAATAAATAAGATGTCAGCAGCCCTTAAAAAAACTGAAAAGGAAGTAACAGCGAAATTGAGAATCAAGCTTCGTGCCTATGACCACAAGGTCATTGATAAAAGCGCCCAGCAGATTATTGAAATGGCGCTAAGGTGCGGAGTTAAAATTGCTGGACCGATTCCTTTGCCGATTGAAATAAACAAGTTCACTGTAAACAGGTCAACTTTCGTTCACAAATCGGCTAGAGAGCAATTCGAAATGAGAATTCACAAAAGGGTTATTGATATTTTGAGTCCGAACCAGAAAGTGGTAGAGTCGTTAAAGTCATTGACTCTACCCGCTGGAGTGGATACCGAGATCAAGAGTATAATGTAGGTTAATTATTAAATAATTGATTTATATAATTAAAAATTAATTGAATATTTGATAGTACTAGTCTTTAAGGCTGGTTATCCGGTCTTTTTTTTGTAAAGTTATGAAATTCATATTAGGTAAAAAAATTGAAATGAGTCAGGTCTTCAAAGAGGACGGAACAGTAGTTCCCGTTACTCTTGTTCAGACTGGAGAATGTGGTGTTGTTCAGGTTAAAACCAAAGCAAAAGACGGATATGAAGCAATCAAGATTGGATTTGAATCTTTGCCTGAAAGAAAGATCAAAAAGACGGGAACACCATTTAGATATTTGAAAGAGTTCGAAGGAGATGTTAACGCATACAAGGCAGGAGATAAGATTTTGGCAAATGTTTTTACACCAGGAGATAAAATAAAAGTTTCCGGAGTATCTAAAGGAAAAGGATTCCAAGGAGGAGTAAAGAGGTGGGGATTTTCCGGAAAACTTTCTGCAACTCATGGTAACAAGCACGAACATAGAACATTAGGTTCTACTGGTTGTTCTATTCCAGCAAGAGTTATTAAGGGTAGAAAAATGCCTGGAAGAACTGGAAGCGACAGAATTTCTGTTAAGAATTTAGAAGTTGTAAAGGTTGATATGAAGAATAGTATTATAGCGATCAAAGGAGCAATTCCTGGGAGAAGAGGAACGCTTTTGGAAATTAGAGGATAAAATTATATGGCAAAGAAAGCAACAAAAATTGAAGAGGTGGTAGAGATTAAAACTGTTAAGACAGATTTACCAAAAGAAATATTTGAAGTTCCAATGAACTCTGATTTAGTTCATCAAGTTATTGTTTCTCAGATGGGAAACAGAAGAACAGTTGTTGCTCATGCTAAAGGAAGAGCTGAAGTATCTGGAGGTGGAATCAAACCTTGGAAACAGAAGGGAACAGGCCGCGCAAGGAGTGGTTCTAATACATCATCTATCTGGGTTGGTGGAGGTGTTTCTCATGGACCAACAAAAGACAGAAACTTCAAAAGAATTTTACCTAAAAATATTAAAAGAAAAGCTTTATTTGCTGCTTTATCAGACAAAGCCAGAGAAGGATTATTAGTTATTACTGAAACACTATCTTTAAAAGAAGCTAAGACTAAAGAAGCAAGAAGCTTATTAAAGAATATTGGAATTAGAGAAAGCTGTTTAGTAGTTTTGCCTAAATTAGATAAGAATGTTATCTTAGCAATGAGAAATTTGCCCAAGATTTCAACTATTCAAGCAAAAGACTTAAACTGTTTAGATGTTGTTTCATCAAAATATTTATTAACTGACAAGGAAGGAATTAGTGAGATTAAGAAAACATTTTTAGACTAGTATGGCATTGAATATTTTTAAAAAAGAAAAAGGAGTGAAGGCGAAGAAAGAAACTGTTAAGAAAGAGAACAAGGAAATTTCGACAACAATAAAAAGCGTATTGCAGTCTCCTTGTATTACTGAAAAAGCAGTTAACATGTCTAATACTGGAAACTTTTACGTTTTCCATGTTACAACAGATGCAAACAAGGTTGAAATTAAAAATGCGATTGAAGAGAGATACAAGGTTAACGTTATTCAAATAAGAACAATCAATATTCCTAGAAAGAAAATATCTAAAGGAAGAAAGATTGGATATAGAAGTGGATACAAGAAAGCCATTGTAAAAATTAAAGAAGGTCAAAAAATTGAAATTGTAGGACAATAATATGCAGAGAAAAACATTAAAATTGAAGAACCTACTTCCTTTATCTAAGAAGAAGCCAGAAAAGAATCTTCTAGTAAGAATTAAGAGAACAGGAGGAAGAGGAAGTAATGGTAGAATTACTTCTTGGCAAAAAGGAGGCGGAGCAAGAAAACTTTTAAGGCTGGTTGAGTTTGGACAGAAAAAAATGAATATCCCCGCAGAAGTTATTGCTCTAGAGTATGACCCTAATAGAAGTGCATTTTTAGCTTTGGTTCAATACGAAGACAAAGAAAAGAAATATATTATTGCTCCTGAAGGATTGAAAGCTGGAGATAAAATAATCTGCGCCGAAAAGGCAGAAGCTGATACTGGAAACAGAATGAAGTTGAAAAATATTCCAGAAGGAACTATAGTCTATAATGTTGAATTAGAACCAGGAAAGGGCGGAATATTAGTAAGATCAGCCGGAACAGGTGCAGTGTTACAAAACTATGAAGGTGGATATGCTAATTTAAAAATGCCTTCTTCAGAAATTAGAAAGATTCCTGGGGAATGTTTTGCCTCAATTGGAAAGGTTTCTAATTCTGAATACAGATTTATCAATTGGTCAAAAGCTGGAAAGAGCAGAAAGAAAGGAATTAGACCACACGTTAGAGGTTCTGTTATGAACCCCTGTGATCATCCTCATGGAGGTGGAGAATGTAGAACAGGAATCGGTTTAAAGCATCCAAAGACTCCTTGGGGAAAACCAGCATTAGGAGTTAAAACCAGAAAGAAGAATAAATGGACAGCGAAGTTAATTATTCAAAGAAGAGTTAAGAAGAAGAGAAAATAAATAATATGTCAAGAAGTCTAAAAAAAGGACCATATATCGATCCGAATGTCACAAAAAAGATTGCAGGAAAGAAACCAAGCGAAACGGCCGCCATTAAAACATGGTCGAGAGCTTGTACTATTAATCCCGAAATGATCGGCTTTACTTTTGGTGTGCATAATGGAAAGGATTTTCTTCAAGTAAGAGTTACTGAAGAAATGGTTGGTCACAAGTTAGGAGAATTTTCTCCAACAACTAAATTTTTAAGACACGGAGGAAAGGCAAGTAAAGAACAGGAGAAAGGAGCTGCTCCAGCACCCGCTGCAGTCGCACCAGCTAAAGTAAAATAATATGGCATTCAAAGTTGAATTAAATCATTTACATATTGCTCCAAGAAAGGCAAGATTAATTGCTGACTTGGTTAGAGGAAAGAAGGCGGAAGAAGCCCAGACGATTTTGAATTTCGCTATTAAGAGAGCAAGTGACCCAATATTGAAATTATTAAATTCAGCACTTGCTAATGCCAAGATAACAAAGAATATTTCAGCAACCGATTTGTTTATTTCTAAGATTACAGTTGATGAAGGTCCAGCCGGAAAGAGAGTTTTACCTAAATCAAGAGGAAGAGGAGAAATTATCAAGAAGAAAACTTCTCATGTAACTTTAGTTTTAGATATGAAGAAAGAAGACGTTAAAAAAAGCAAGAAAGGTAAAAAAGAGATTGTTAAAGAAGAAGCAAAAGTTGAGGAAAAGAAAGTTGAGAAAAAAGTAAAGAAAACAATAACAAAGAAGAAATAAAAAAATGAGTCACAAAGTTCACCCTAAAATTTTTAGAATCAGAGGAATCGAAGACTGGTTGTCACACGGTTTTTACGGTAATAAACCTTTGAAGAGTGTAAAAGAGGATTACATCATCAGGACTTTTTTGACCAATAAATTAAAAGAATCAAGCGTGGAAAAAGTTGAAATAGAAAGATACAGTAATAAAACAAGTGTTATTATCCATTCGGCCAGACCGGGATTGATTATCGGACGCGGCGGTGAAGGAATTGAAAAGATAAGGCTTGAATTATTGAAAGAAGTTTTCAAGAAGAATGATTTAGGATTAAAAGAATTAAGTGAATTAGGAAAGAGATTGAAATTAGAAGTAAGAGAGGTTTCTAATCCTTGGACTTCTTCAGTTTTGGTTAATCAGTGGATTGCCCAGAAGATTGAGAAAAGAACACCATTTAGAAAAACAATTAAACAAGCCATTGAAAAAGTTATGGCTAATAAGAATGTTAAAGGAGTAAAGATCATGGTTTCAGGTAGATTAGACGGAGCTCAGATTGCAAGATCAGAATGGCTAGAGAAAGGAAGATTACCCAGACAGACAATCAGAGCTGATATTGATTACGGATTCGGAGAAGCCAGATGTACCTATGGTGCAATTGGAATAAAGGTTTGGATATACAAAGGAGATAAATTTGAATAAAAATCATGTTAGCCCCAAAAAGATTAAAACATAGAAAACAGCAGAAGGGTAGAAGAAGTAGAAGAACCTTCGAAAGTAAAGGAACCAAAATCAGCTTCGGTAGTTTCGGATTGAAAGCAACTTCTGAAAAGTGGATTACTTCTAATCAATTAGAGGCCTGCAGAAGAGCGATTATTCGATATCTAAAGAAAGGAGGAAAGTTGTGGATTAGAGTATTTCCTGATAAGGTAAGAACTAAGAAGGGACAAGAAGTGCCGATGGGAGGAGGTAAAGGTTCACTTGACCATTACGTATTTCCAGTTAAACCAGGTAGAGTGTTGTTCGAATTAGAAGGAATCCCTGAAGCGGATGCCAGAGAAGCTTTTAGAAAAGCAGGAGATAAATTACCTTTAAAGACAAAATTTGTTAAGAAACAGTAATATGAAAAGCAAAGAATTGATTTCAAAAGCTAAAGAAGAATTGGTAGGATTAATGAATGACAAGAAAAAGGCAAATGAAGAGTTTCGCTTCAAGGCCGTTTCTGGAGGAATTAAGAATACCAAAGAGTTAAGAGAAAATAAAAAAGATATTGCAAGAATTTTGACTATATTAAATAAGAAATAGTATGCCAAAAAAGGAATTAATAGGAAAAATAGTATCGGATAAAATGCAGAAAACTGTTGTAGTTGAGGTTGAAAGAATTAAAGAACATCCAAAGTATAAGAGAAGATACAAGATTCACAAGAAATATAAGGCTCATACAGAAACAGGAGAATTTAAAACAGGAGATAAAGTTTTAATTAGAGAAACTAAGCCGATGTCAAAGGATAAGAATTGGGAGGTAGTTTCAAAATTAAGTAAATAAAAGAAAATGATACAAGTACAGACATTATTAAAGGTTGCTGATAATTCAGGCGCCAAGATGGCTAAATGTATCCGTGTTTTAGGCGGAACATATAGAAGATACGCATCACTAGGTGATATTATTGTCGTTGCCGTAAAGGATGCTGAACCAAGAAAAGCGGTAAAGAAGCACCAAGTTTTAAAAGCAGTCATTGTTAGAGAAAGAGGTGCGGTAAGAAGAAATAATGGAACATATATCCGTTTTGATGATAATGCTATTGTTATGCTTGAAGGAGCTTCAAAAGAACCTAAGGGAACTAGAATCTTAGGACCAGTAGCTAGAGAAGTAAGAGAAAAAGGATTTGAGAAGATTTCAACAATGACAAAAGATTTAGTTTAAATATATGAAGATAAAAAAGAACGACCAAGTTTTAATAATCGCGGGCAATGACAAAGGCAAGAAAGGAAAGGTTTTAAGATCTATTCCTGTTAAGAATAGAATTGTTGTTGAGGGAATTGCTTTAGTAAAGAAGAATGTCAAACCCAAGAAATCTGGACAAAAAGGACAGATAGTTTCTGCTCCCAGAGCAATCAACGTTTCGAATGTTAAGTTGGTTTGTTCTAAATGCGGAAAAGCAGCCAGAGTTGGTTATGAAATAGTTGAAGGAAAAAAATACCGTGTTTGTAATAAATGCGGAGCGCATATTTAATTAAAAAATTATGGCAATAACAAGCATTAAAGAAAAATACAAGAAGATAGCAGTACCTAAAATGAAGGCAAAGTTTGGATATAAGAATGTTATGGCAATTCCAAAAATAGAGAAGATAGTTATTAATATTGGATTCGGAAGAGTTATTTCTCCTAAGACAAAAGATGAACAGAAGAAGTTTATTGAATATATAAGAACCAATCTTTCCAGTATTTGCGGACAGAGACCAGTTATGACCGTTGCCAGAAAATCAATTTCTACTTTTAAATTAAGAGAAGGAAGCGTTATCGGATCTAAGGTTACTTTGAGAGGAAAGAAAATGAATGATTTCATGGAAAAGTTAGTTAATATTGTTCTTCCTCGTTCCAGAGACTTTTTAGGAATTAATCCTAAGTCAGTTGATGGAGGCGGAAATCTAAATTTGGGAATCAAAGAACATATTGCTTTTCCAGAAATATCTCCAGAAAAATCTCCAATTATTCTTGGAATGGAAGTTACGATTAATACTAACGCAAAAAGCAAAGCAGAAGGATTGGAATTATTTAAATTACTTGACTTTCCATTCAAGAAAAGTTAAAGTCAAAAAGTGTTAAATTATGGCAAAAACATCACAAATAGCAAAATCAGCAAAGACACCAAAATTTTCTTCAAGAGTAGTAAGAAGATGTTTTAAGTGTGGAAGAAAACATGGTTATATCAGAAAGTTTGGTTTGTGCAGAATTTGTTTTAGAGAAATGGCGAATAAAGGAGAGTTGCCGGGAGTAACAAAAAGTAGTTGGTAATTATATATAAAAGAAAATGGACCCAATAGCAGACATGATCAGTTCAATAAATAACGCCTTAGCTGTTAGTAAAAAACAGATAGCTCTTTATCCATACTCAGATTATAAGTATGCGATTCTTGAGGTTTTTAAAAAGGAAGGTCTTATTGAAAATATTGATAAGAAAGGAAGATTGTCAAAGAGAAAGATTATTGTTGATTTTAAATATGATAAAGAAGGAAACCCTGTGATTACAAAGATTAAGAAAATTTCTAAACAAGGGCAAAGAATTTATTCAACCCACAATGAATTGAAACCGGTTAAGTCAGGACACGGAATTTCAATAGTCACAACTTCAAAAGGAATAATGACTAATAAGGAAGCTAGAAAAGCTAAGCTTGGGGGAGAAGTAATTTGTGAAATTTGGTAATATGTCAAGAATAGGAAAAAAAGAAATTTTAATACCAGCAGGAGTTGAAGTAAAAATCAACGGAGTAAATATTGAGGTTAAAGGACCTAAGGGTGTTTTAACAATGAAAGCAGTTCCAGAAATTGCGATTGAAATGAAAGAAAATGCAATTTATTTTACTCCTAAGAAATTAGATTTGAAATCTAATGCTCTTTGGGGTTTAACTAGAACTTTAGTTTCTAATATGATTGACGGAGTTACAAAGGGATTTGAAAAGAGATTAGAGATCAACGGAGTCGGTTTTAAGGCTAGAACCGAAGGAAAGAAATTGGTTTTAGATGTCGGTTTAAGTCATACTGTAGATATTGATGCTCCTGAAGGAATTGAATTTAAAGTTGAAAAGAACGTAATTATTGTTACTGGAATAGACAAAGGATTAGTTGGACAGATTTCAGCCACAATCAGAAAGGTTAAACCACCAGAACCATACAAGGGAAAAGGAATTAAATACACAACAGAAATTATTAAGAGAAAGCTTGGCAAGAAGGCAGCTGCGGGTGCATAATATATTTGAAATACATGTTAGAAAAAAAAGCAAAAAGAATAATAAGACACAAAAGAGTGAGAGCAAAGGCGGATGGTACTGCAACTAAGCCCAGACTTTGTGTTTTCCGTTCAAATCAACACATCTATGCTCAATTGATTGATGACACTACTGGCAAAACTATTTTAGCGGTGTCTGATGTTTCAGTTAAAGGAAAAGAAAAGAAATCTGATTCTTCAAAGAAAATTGGAAATGAAATTGCTAAAAAGGCAGTTGAGAAAAAGATAACTGAAGTAATTTTTGATCGTGGAGGATATAAATATCACGGTCGCGTAAAGGCCTTAGCTGAAGGAGCAAGAGAAGGTGGATTAAAATTCTAATTACATATGAAAAGAGAAAGAAATACAAAATTTGATAAGAAGAATGAAATAAAAGATGAATTTGAATCTAAGCTTTTAGACTTGGCTAGAGTTACTAAGGTAACTGGAGGAGGAAAGACAATGAGATTCAGAGCAGTTATCGTGGCCGGAAACAAAATGGGAAAGGTAGGAATTGGAGCTGCTAAAGGTTTAGATGTTTCTCAAGCTATTGAAAAGGCAACTAGAGTTGCTAAAAAGAATTTAAAAGATATTCCTATATCTGAAGGAACGATTCCTTTTGAAGTTGAG encodes the following:
- the rplR gene encoding 50S ribosomal protein L18 — its product is MLEKKAKRIIRHKRVRAKADGTATKPRLCVFRSNQHIYAQLIDDTTGKTILAVSDVSVKGKEKKSDSSKKIGNEIAKKAVEKKITEVIFDRGGYKYHGRVKALAEGAREGGLKF
- a CDS encoding 30S ribosomal protein S5, with protein sequence MKRERNTKFDKKNEIKDEFESKLLDLARVTKVTGGGKTMRFRAVIVAGNKMGKVGIGAAKGLDVSQAIEKATRVAKKNLKDIPISEGTIPFEVEAKFGPSRVILKPQMKGKGLVAGGTVRIICSLAGIQDISSKTLSRTRNKLNNAQATMQALSKLKKK